A stretch of DNA from Vulpes lagopus strain Blue_001 chromosome 12, ASM1834538v1, whole genome shotgun sequence:
GAGGAGCTGGATCTGTCCCATAATGTCCTTGCCCACCTCTCAGGGGCTGCTTTCCAGGGCCTGGCAGGCACGCTGCGCCACCTCGACCTCTCTGCCAACCGGCTGGCCTCAGTGCCCATAGAGGCCTTCGTGGGCCTGCAGATCCAGGTGAATCTATCCGCCAACCCATGGCACTGTGACTGTGCCCTCCAGGAGGTGCTCAGGCAAGTGAGGCTGGCACCGGGCACTGGAGCAGGCATCGTGTGCGGCCCCGGAGCCCGACCAGACCTCGTGGGGCAGGAGTTCCTGCCattggcaggggaggaggagctgtGTGGGACAGGGCGAGGCGGGGCCCAGAGGAGCACTGACGTGGCCCTGCTGGTCACCATGGGGGGCTGGCTGGTGCTTGTGGTGGCTTATCTGGTCCACTACGTGTGGCAGAACCGGGATGAGACCCGACGCCCCCTCAAGCGGGCCCCAGTGCTGCCCGTGCGCTCAGAGGACTCGTCCACCCTCAGCACGGTGCTCTGATGACCAGCGCCACTAGTCCAGCCCCCCTGGCCTACACCCTCCCCCTGTgccctctctgaccctctctgccttctctacAGCCCCATCCCATCTCCCAAGCTCCACCccccccttcttcctctgtctcccctAAAaacccacctctctctctctttctctgtctctcagctAACACCCTCTATGATGcctgggttgttgttgttgtttttaagatttcatttatttattcacagagaaaaaaagagagaggggcagagacataggcagagggagaagcaggctccccacagggagcctggtgcaggacttgatcccaggacccggggatcatgccctgagccaaaggcagaggttcaaccgctgagccaaccaggcgtcccagATGCCTGGAGTTTTTGATGCCTATCCCGTGCCTGATTTGAGCTAGACTCAGACACCCAAAGCTTCCCAGTCCGCAGTGGTGGGGGCAACAGAACAGAGAATGATGGTGGGTGATCCATATGCCCACTCAGGGGTAGGGGCAGGTGGTGTCAGAAACACGGAGGAGGAAGCCTCTACCTGGCTGAGAGATCTCAGAGCTTCACTGTGTGGATGTTTGAAATGACTCTTCAAGAATGAGAAAGGTTCTGGGCAGAAGAGGGAGGACCCCAGCTAAAAAGTGGTGGacaaagataaagaagatgcaaaCAACTTGGAAAGCATGGGCCGCAACGAGACCCACCCTGAGGCTGGAGTAGAGGGTGCAGAAAGAGGCAAGGGAGGGTGGGCCTGTGGGctcctgctctcctctctccACCTTTACTGAGAAGCCTTCCCCTCCACCTtcagttcctgcctctctcttggccccaggctcccctccccatACCCTCTGTTGGGGATTTCCCTGGCTTAAGGTGCCCTGCTTCCTTTTCCAGAGATGTCCcatctctctgctctctgctttaTACGCTGACAGGCTCTTTCCCTTAGGAGAAAAGTGGTCTCCTCTATGTCTGAGCAGAAAATGGGTCACTGGGAGCTGGAGGGGGATGAGACCAGGAGGTCTGCCACTCCCAGAATATCACTGGACAAATCAATAAAGTCACTTTTATTAATGCCCTGATCTCTTCCttattgttaatttcttttttaaaaaaggattttatttatttatttgacagagagagagaacgagcacaagcagggggagcagcaggcagaaggagaaggaggagaaggagaaggagaaggagaaggagaaggagaaggagaaggagaaggagaaggagaaggagaaggagaaggagaaggagaaacaggctccccacagaagtGAGCCAGATgcggtgctcaatcccaggaccctgggatcatgacctgagctaaaggcagatgtttatccaactgagccacctgggcacccctacTGTCCATTTCATTGAACGCATGTTGCCTGACAGTGAGGAGTGGGAGAGTGTTGAGCTCTTTACCACAGCCTCTACCACCACTTTAGTGGTGGGTGCTCCCACTAGGATGGATGCCAACTCCTCTCTCCTGTCCTACCTCCCAGCTCCTGACACCGGAGTCTATCTGCTAGGGATGCCAGGGCCTATGAATTAGTGATGATGGAACCAGAATGGAGGATGGGAGGCGGCTGGAGGGAGGACaaaaagggaggagggatggaggacaAGGTCCAGGCATCAGTCATTAGCTGGCAGCTTCCAGCCTGTTGGAGGGGCATAggaagcaaaggaagagggagctgTTAACCCTCTTAGCAACCTGTCTTTTCTCTCAGTGGGAGTCTGAGTTGGGGGTACAGGGAAACTAGATGTGCTCGACGTTAATGAAAAAATTCCTGGGGTGGAGGGGACCAAGTTGGCTAAAGGCAGAGGGGAACCACATAAGATCTCTATTACCAAATGGGCTTCTCAAGGGGCCAAAGGAGTCAACACACTCCATCTCTTGCCCCCATGTAGGATGATCTACCCATGTGGCCTCTGGGGAGGAAACAGCTGCTTTGGGGAAGCTCATGGAAACCACAATAGAAGCTGAAGATAAGAACCATTGAACCAGGGTTCCACCCAGTTTGGGGCAAGGCCTGGGGCAAGCAGAGCAGCCACTCAAGGAGAAGCAAAGAGGAACCCATCACCTCCCCAATTCCTCTGACCCACCCTGACTTCCCTGTCTCCTTTCCAACACCCCACCTCCTCTTGCCATCTCTGAGGCTCCCTCCACCATTCCAAGGCTGAGCTCCCTCATGTCATCCAGGAAGTTTCGACTTGACCTATCTCAGAAAAACTTGGGACCCCCCCATCCTCTTTTCTCAGGAGACATGGGCCTCTCCACTTCCAGGGATGCTCAGGGATAGGGAGAGAATAAGGGTGTGGGAAGATGCAGGCTGCAGTTGGACCTCCACCCCAGCCACACCCTGGCATCTGCCTTGGAATCTTGGCCCCGACCCTATCAAACCCTCCATCAGTTTCTCCCCCACCACTTCCTGTCCCTCTCTGTTCACCCACCTGTTCCTGAAGTCAGGCTGGGACATGTATCACTGAATGCTGGGAAACAGACTACGTAGATCTGCGGGGAAGCTGGGGGACAGGCAGAGCCCTGAGACTCTATCATCTGTGCCCATCTCTGGAGCCTCATTTGACTTCCTGTCATGCTGAGCAGCAGAAATGGCATCTTTAAGATCTGCAGAGAATTGGTTCCCCTACCGGGACACTTAACACCAATTCCCCAAGGTAAGCCCAGGATGGAAAAGGATCCTGGGAGGGAAACCTTGCCTGGAACCCAGATCAGGAAGGGTCCTAGAGCCCTGGATACTAAACGTTATCTACTAGTTATCC
This window harbors:
- the LRRC3C gene encoding leucine-rich repeat-containing protein 3C; translated protein: MGGAIGWEHNPEMVAVLGSEEVGRAPFPDRPCRGGAGSYSTPGLCQSLAMLSPAGHLLSLLLVIGTGGTVPSPWVPPQGCYMAEEAGERTFRCSQAGLSAVPTGIPNDTRKLYLDANRLASVPAGAFQHLPVLEELDLSHNVLAHLSGAAFQGLAGTLRHLDLSANRLASVPIEAFVGLQIQVNLSANPWHCDCALQEVLRQVRLAPGTGAGIVCGPGARPDLVGQEFLPLAGEEELCGTGRGGAQRSTDVALLVTMGGWLVLVVAYLVHYVWQNRDETRRPLKRAPVLPVRSEDSSTLSTVL